In a single window of the Acetivibrio clariflavus DSM 19732 genome:
- a CDS encoding DUF5050 domain-containing protein produces the protein MNTDFSEVELINEVELINNDNYSSIYVYNGFIYSKSTLNGTHYSNGVPYSHKFNIENLDGSDKRELKQEEIQNNEVIEDWANHLRERTNLDGAMGSDFKIEYPLTYPIKIDENWYTDGYIKKNISTNEVENIYDVYINSILGVYGEWIYFSSSRELNTRNNLYRIKTDGTNLNKISEGTIDDVIVKDGWIYYIDHIFNEVRLFKVKEDGTQRKKIYIINPSKFLSAKKHFVAVWDEWIYYRDYNKIYKTKIDGSETKIFLIEAIEK, from the coding sequence ATGAATACAGACTTTTCGGAAGTAGAATTAATCAATGAAGTAGAATTAATCAATAATGATAACTACTCAAGTATATACGTATATAATGGATTTATTTATTCAAAATCAACTTTAAACGGTACTCATTATAGTAATGGAGTTCCATATAGTCATAAATTCAACATAGAGAACTTAGACGGAAGCGACAAGAGGGAACTAAAACAGGAGGAAATACAAAATAATGAGGTAATTGAGGATTGGGCTAACCATTTAAGAGAGAGGACGAATCTTGATGGTGCTATGGGCAGTGATTTTAAAATTGAATACCCTCTAACTTATCCTATAAAGATAGATGAAAACTGGTACACTGATGGATATATCAAAAAAAATATTTCTACTAATGAGGTTGAAAACATATATGACGTTTACATTAATTCGATTTTGGGAGTTTATGGAGAATGGATATACTTCTCTTCGAGTAGGGAATTAAATACAAGAAATAACTTATATAGAATTAAAACCGATGGTACAAATCTTAACAAGATTAGTGAAGGGACAATAGATGATGTAATTGTAAAGGACGGATGGATATATTATATTGACCATATTTTTAACGAAGTCAGGTTATTTAAGGTTAAAGAAGATGGAACACAAAGAAAAAAGATTTATATTATAAACCCATCAAAGTTTCTTTCGGCGAAAAAGCACTTTGTAGCGGTTTGGGATGAATGGATATATTACAGGGATTATAATAAAATATATAAGACCAAAATTGATGGCAGCGAAACAAAGATATTTTTAATTGAAGCAATTGAAAAATAG
- a CDS encoding peptidase domain-containing ABC transporter, with product MSSLFNKVIMDEILPYQLKGMLVSVLIIFSVIAVTQVVIGFIRQWMMIYLSQKIDIPLLLGYFEHVYKLPMKFFASRKTGDIITRFSDAFTIKGIFTNIALTLIIDILMTLITGVILFKMNAALFVVILFLTAVSIGLVFIFKEPYKKLNEEQMQQSSVLNSQIIEGLRAFETIKGNANEERELENIEREYIRLLRIGLRGGMLSNIQGSISSLVQTIGNLVLMYIGVMQVINNEISLGSLMAFITLSGYFMEPLGRLVQLQLQIQEANISMKRIAEILDSEKEQEDGNYQNIEKIEGDIEFKNVTFRYGNRKPVLKNISFKISKGKKVALVGSSGSGKSTIAKLLLKYYEPENGEILIDGVDINEFSNSSLRKAISYVPQNSELFSKSIYDNIRITKMNSTLEEVKEAAKQADAHEFIKRLPLQYYTYLEEAGNGLSGGEKQRIALARAFLKKSEFYILDEPTSNLDFATEGIIFDMIYNKFKNKSMLIIAHRLATIKNCDEIIVIDKGEIIEKGTHEELMSIKGKYYELWEMQQGNYVVKNDQEEMKEEIACIDEEEMCY from the coding sequence GTGTCTTCACTTTTCAATAAAGTAATTATGGATGAAATATTGCCATACCAATTAAAAGGTATGCTGGTCTCAGTGCTGATAATATTTTCAGTTATTGCGGTTACGCAAGTGGTAATTGGTTTTATAAGACAGTGGATGATGATATATTTGTCCCAGAAAATAGATATACCTTTGTTGCTGGGCTATTTTGAACACGTTTATAAACTTCCGATGAAGTTTTTTGCTTCAAGGAAAACTGGAGATATTATTACAAGATTTTCTGATGCATTTACCATTAAAGGTATATTTACAAATATTGCTTTGACGTTGATTATTGATATTTTAATGACACTGATAACCGGTGTGATTTTATTTAAGATGAATGCTGCTCTATTTGTAGTAATTCTTTTTCTAACAGCAGTAAGTATAGGATTAGTGTTTATATTTAAAGAACCATATAAGAAACTTAATGAGGAACAAATGCAACAATCTTCAGTGCTAAATTCACAAATAATTGAGGGACTGAGAGCATTTGAAACAATTAAGGGAAATGCGAATGAAGAAAGAGAATTAGAGAACATTGAAAGAGAATACATAAGGTTGTTAAGAATAGGATTAAGGGGAGGAATGTTGTCTAATATTCAGGGTTCCATATCTAGCCTTGTACAGACCATTGGTAATTTAGTACTGATGTATATAGGTGTTATGCAGGTTATCAATAATGAAATATCATTAGGAAGTCTGATGGCGTTTATTACATTATCGGGATACTTTATGGAACCTTTGGGGAGGCTTGTTCAATTACAGTTACAGATACAGGAAGCGAATATATCAATGAAAAGAATAGCGGAAATTTTAGACAGTGAGAAAGAACAAGAAGATGGCAATTATCAAAATATTGAGAAAATAGAGGGAGATATTGAGTTTAAAAATGTTACTTTTAGATATGGAAATAGGAAACCGGTTCTGAAAAATATTTCGTTTAAAATTTCAAAAGGCAAAAAAGTAGCATTGGTTGGAAGCAGCGGAAGTGGCAAGTCTACGATTGCTAAGTTGTTGCTCAAATATTATGAGCCGGAAAATGGAGAAATACTTATAGATGGAGTAGATATCAACGAATTTAGTAACAGCTCACTTAGGAAAGCGATATCATATGTTCCGCAGAATTCAGAGCTTTTTTCTAAAAGTATTTATGACAATATAAGGATAACAAAGATGAATTCAACTTTGGAGGAGGTTAAAGAAGCTGCAAAACAAGCAGATGCCCATGAATTTATAAAAAGACTTCCATTGCAATATTATACTTATCTTGAGGAAGCAGGAAACGGACTGAGTGGTGGAGAAAAACAGAGAATTGCATTAGCAAGGGCATTTCTTAAGAAGAGTGAATTTTATATATTGGATGAGCCTACAAGTAATCTTGATTTTGCAACAGAAGGTATAATTTTTGATATGATATACAATAAATTCAAGAATAAATCGATGCTGATTATTGCACATAGATTGGCAACTATAAAGAATTGTGATGAGATTATTGTTATTGATAAAGGTGAAATTATTGAAAAAGGAACACATGAAGAATTGATGTCAATAAAGGGAAAGTATTATGAACTGTGGGAGATGCAGCAAGGAAACTATGTAGTGAAGAACGATCAGGAGGAAATGAAAGAAGAAATAGCATGTATTGATGAAGAGGAAATGTGTTATTAG
- a CDS encoding HlyD family secretion protein, producing the protein MSNQVKTLNELKDSRILYDKNVPGFAYMIIIIVMALIITIIIWSILTPKIDIIKAPGMVQSINKNYVMVPYSGKIVDINIEEGTYVEKGNVLLTIKSTEFDLQAKQLDGKKELCMEKIRQLKKLAASIKDDINYFNEGDEKDNLYYYQFENYKSQIAQQKFDAEMYKSYGYTDAQIENEIEKNQNKITEIYYSTLKSIEDSIQQYENELINIELQLEAVGSGQEEYQVEANATGKIHMLAEYKEGMVVQAGSAIANIASEQDEYKIQAYVDANSIARISVGDKVNIAVSGLAETVYGTVTGQVVRKDNDITTDSEKGTSYFKVDIIPDNTYIISKKGYKVNFSNGMPVEARIQYDQVSYFDYVLESLGILTR; encoded by the coding sequence GTGAGTAATCAAGTTAAAACTTTAAATGAATTAAAGGATAGTAGAATACTTTATGATAAAAATGTACCTGGATTTGCTTACATGATAATAATAATTGTTATGGCATTAATAATTACTATTATAATTTGGAGTATATTAACCCCTAAAATAGATATAATTAAAGCTCCCGGAATGGTTCAAAGTATTAACAAAAACTATGTAATGGTACCATATAGCGGAAAAATAGTGGATATTAATATTGAAGAAGGGACTTATGTTGAAAAAGGAAACGTGCTTTTGACAATAAAAAGTACAGAGTTTGATTTACAGGCTAAACAGTTGGATGGGAAAAAAGAGCTTTGTATGGAAAAAATAAGGCAGCTTAAGAAGCTAGCAGCTTCTATAAAGGATGATATAAACTATTTTAATGAAGGTGATGAAAAAGATAATCTATATTATTATCAATTTGAAAACTACAAAAGTCAGATTGCACAACAGAAATTCGATGCGGAAATGTATAAGTCATATGGTTATACTGATGCTCAAATAGAAAACGAAATAGAGAAAAATCAGAATAAAATAACTGAGATTTATTATTCCACTTTAAAATCAATTGAAGATTCTATCCAACAATACGAAAACGAATTGATAAACATAGAGCTCCAACTTGAAGCAGTTGGAAGTGGACAAGAGGAATATCAGGTTGAGGCTAATGCTACTGGCAAAATACATATGTTAGCCGAATATAAGGAAGGAATGGTTGTTCAGGCGGGAAGCGCTATTGCTAATATTGCTTCGGAACAGGATGAATATAAGATACAGGCGTATGTTGATGCCAATAGCATAGCACGAATTTCTGTTGGAGATAAAGTAAATATTGCAGTCTCGGGTTTGGCGGAAACTGTGTATGGAACAGTAACGGGACAAGTAGTTAGGAAGGATAATGATATAACAACGGACAGTGAGAAAGGAACAAGTTATTTTAAAGTTGATATAATACCAGACAATACATACATAATAAGTAAAAAAGGTTATAAGGTTAATTTTTCAAATGGTATGCCGGTAGAGGCACGTATTCAATATGATCAAGTGTCTTATTTTGATTATGTGCTGGAATCACTGGGTATATTAACAAGGTAG
- a CDS encoding ABC transporter substrate-binding protein has product MDVIRKTKIAVIFTLILLMILNLTGCNSKDGAVGALNSKSQAGVKTIKIAYLPITHALPLYVENELSKENFKNFKLELVKFGSWTELVDALNSGNVDGASILIELAMKAKEQGIDLKAVALGHRDGNVVVVSKNINKVEDLKGKNFAIPSKLSTHNVLLHIMLQKSGLKYSDVNVVELPPPEMAAALAEGRISGYCVAEPFGAKSVALDKGKTLFESQDLWEGSVCCGLVLRNDFIKDNGVIAEEFIKEYIKAGEKAESKDEVIRDIAEKYLKAEEQVLDLSLKWISYENLKLEEKDYNELSKYMVEMGLSENPPLYSEFVDNTFIGKVK; this is encoded by the coding sequence ATGGATGTGATAAGAAAGACAAAAATAGCTGTGATTTTTACTCTGATTTTGTTAATGATATTGAATCTTACAGGCTGCAACAGTAAAGACGGGGCAGTTGGAGCATTGAATAGCAAGTCCCAGGCAGGGGTTAAAACCATAAAGATTGCTTATTTGCCTATTACCCATGCTCTTCCCCTTTATGTAGAAAATGAATTGTCCAAGGAAAACTTTAAGAATTTTAAACTGGAGCTTGTAAAGTTCGGGTCATGGACAGAACTGGTGGATGCTTTGAACTCCGGCAATGTAGACGGTGCATCCATACTGATAGAACTTGCAATGAAAGCAAAAGAGCAGGGTATTGATTTAAAAGCAGTTGCTTTAGGACATAGAGACGGGAATGTGGTGGTGGTATCTAAAAATATCAATAAAGTTGAAGACTTGAAGGGAAAGAACTTTGCCATACCCAGCAAGCTTTCCACTCATAATGTTTTGCTGCATATTATGCTTCAAAAAAGCGGTCTAAAATATAGCGATGTAAATGTTGTTGAATTACCACCTCCGGAGATGGCGGCTGCTTTGGCTGAGGGAAGAATATCCGGTTATTGTGTGGCGGAACCTTTTGGAGCAAAATCAGTGGCATTAGATAAAGGTAAGACTTTATTTGAATCCCAGGATTTATGGGAGGGATCGGTATGCTGCGGATTGGTTCTCAGAAATGACTTCATTAAGGATAACGGGGTTATTGCTGAAGAGTTTATCAAGGAATACATAAAAGCAGGAGAAAAAGCTGAATCAAAAGATGAGGTAATTCGTGATATTGCTGAAAAATACTTGAAAGCGGAAGAACAGGTGCTGGATTTGTCCCTTAAATGGATTTCCTATGAAAACCTGAAGCTGGAGGAAAAAGACTATAATGAGCTTTCAAAATACATGGTGGAAATGGGGCTTTCTGAAAATCCTCCGCTGTACAGTGAGTTTGTAGATAATACATTTATAGGAAAAGTGAAGTGA
- the cooS gene encoding anaerobic carbon-monoxide dehydrogenase catalytic subunit, whose protein sequence is MNWDRNIRFHHRHFESGEGHYHHTNCDFDDYNNAVNEYKKSFPSKVNVVENTPDPAVSEMLVHMEKQGCETCFDRFDSQKPHCNFGLAGVCCKNCNMGPCRVTKKSPRGVCGADADLIVARNLLRWVAAGVAAHGARGREIMLALKAAGEGILNIPISGEEKLRKSAAQLGISTKGKSKEELAVEVADILLEDLSRTVPGKHKTLSAFATKERIEKWRELDLLPIGAYHEVFEALHRTSTGTDGDWENIMKQFLRCGLAFAWSSVLGSSIAMDSLFGLPVRSTVKANLGALREGYVNIAVHGHSPLLVSEIVKQGRSQEFIQLAKEKGALGIQFYGICCSGLSAMYRYGGVIPLSNAIGAELVLGTGAIDLWVADVQDVFPSIMDVAKCFKTTVITTSDSGRLPGAEHYGYDHHHSNLDETEKLAKTIAKRAIESFEGRRNVPVFIPDYEVDAEIGFSVEYATSRFGSMEVIAKALKEGKIRGVVNLVGCNNPRVMYEKAIVDVAQKLIENNILVLTNGCASFPLLKLGYCNVKALEKAGKELKEFLEPDLPPVWHMGECLDNARASAFFRALADSLGKDIKDMPFAFASPEWSNEKGVGAALGFRLLGINSYHSVYPPVQGSKNVMKYLFEDTQNTIEAVMVVEVDPMKLADRIISDINEKRKALMWK, encoded by the coding sequence GTGAATTGGGACAGAAACATAAGATTTCATCATAGACATTTTGAAAGTGGAGAGGGGCATTACCACCATACTAATTGTGACTTTGATGATTATAACAATGCTGTTAATGAGTATAAGAAGAGCTTTCCGTCAAAGGTCAATGTGGTGGAGAATACTCCTGACCCTGCAGTAAGTGAGATGCTTGTACATATGGAGAAGCAAGGCTGTGAAACGTGCTTTGACCGCTTTGACAGTCAGAAGCCTCACTGTAATTTTGGCCTTGCGGGAGTTTGCTGCAAAAATTGCAATATGGGGCCATGCAGGGTGACCAAAAAGAGCCCCAGAGGAGTATGTGGAGCCGATGCTGACCTTATTGTGGCAAGGAATCTTTTAAGATGGGTGGCAGCTGGAGTAGCAGCTCATGGAGCAAGAGGCCGCGAAATAATGCTGGCCCTGAAGGCAGCGGGGGAGGGCATACTTAACATCCCCATTTCCGGAGAAGAGAAACTTAGAAAATCTGCTGCTCAGTTGGGAATATCCACTAAAGGCAAATCCAAGGAAGAGTTGGCAGTGGAAGTTGCAGATATTCTTCTTGAAGACTTGTCAAGAACGGTTCCGGGAAAGCATAAAACCTTAAGTGCTTTTGCAACTAAGGAAAGGATTGAAAAGTGGCGGGAGCTGGATCTTCTTCCTATAGGAGCATATCATGAAGTGTTTGAAGCTCTCCATCGAACCAGTACAGGGACCGATGGAGATTGGGAAAACATAATGAAACAGTTTTTAAGGTGTGGCCTGGCTTTTGCCTGGAGCAGTGTTTTGGGTTCTTCGATAGCTATGGACAGTTTATTCGGGTTGCCTGTTAGAAGTACAGTTAAAGCAAATTTGGGTGCTCTTAGGGAAGGCTATGTTAACATTGCCGTTCACGGGCATTCTCCTCTTTTGGTCAGTGAAATTGTAAAACAGGGAAGAAGTCAGGAATTTATACAACTGGCAAAAGAAAAAGGTGCCCTTGGTATACAGTTTTATGGAATATGCTGCTCGGGACTGTCGGCAATGTATCGTTATGGAGGCGTTATTCCGCTATCTAACGCTATCGGTGCTGAGCTTGTTCTCGGTACTGGGGCTATTGATTTATGGGTGGCGGATGTTCAGGATGTTTTTCCGTCAATAATGGACGTTGCAAAATGTTTTAAAACAACGGTTATTACCACCAGTGACTCTGGAAGACTTCCCGGGGCTGAGCATTATGGCTATGATCACCATCATTCAAATCTGGACGAAACCGAGAAATTGGCAAAGACTATTGCTAAAAGAGCCATTGAAAGTTTTGAGGGAAGAAGAAATGTTCCGGTGTTTATTCCTGATTATGAGGTGGATGCAGAGATTGGTTTTTCAGTAGAGTATGCTACCAGCCGTTTTGGAAGTATGGAGGTAATTGCAAAGGCTTTAAAAGAAGGTAAAATCCGTGGTGTGGTCAATTTGGTGGGCTGCAATAATCCGAGGGTGATGTATGAAAAAGCAATAGTGGATGTGGCACAAAAGCTGATTGAAAACAACATTCTGGTGCTTACTAACGGATGTGCGTCCTTTCCTCTCTTAAAGCTGGGCTATTGTAATGTTAAAGCATTGGAAAAAGCGGGGAAGGAACTTAAAGAATTTTTAGAGCCGGATTTGCCGCCGGTCTGGCATATGGGTGAGTGCCTTGATAATGCGAGGGCATCTGCTTTTTTCAGAGCATTGGCCGATAGCCTTGGAAAAGATATAAAAGATATGCCTTTTGCCTTTGCCAGTCCTGAATGGTCCAATGAAAAGGGAGTAGGCGCCGCTCTCGGATTTAGACTTCTGGGAATAAACTCCTATCATTCGGTTTATCCACCGGTACAAGGTTCAAAGAATGTAATGAAATATCTATTTGAAGATACGCAGAATACGATAGAAGCCGTCATGGTAGTGGAGGTAGACCCGATGAAGCTTGCCGATAGGATAATTTCAGATATAAATGAAAAGAGAAAGGCTTTGATGTGGAAATAG
- a CDS encoding copper amine oxidase N-terminal domain-containing protein — MDIMLTVGSNVAIRNADFVIMDVTPEIIEDRIYMPIRFVCESIGKRVEWNSFNREVQIYDNKVPGTLIKQ; from the coding sequence ATTGATATTATGCTCACTGTTGGAAGCAATGTGGCAATCAGAAATGCAGACTTTGTTATAATGGATGTAACTCCTGAAATAATAGAAGACAGGATATACATGCCTATTCGCTTTGTATGTGAAAGTATTGGAAAAAGAGTTGAATGGAACAGTTTTAACAGGGAAGTTCAAATATATGATAATAAAGTGCCTGGAACACTTATTAAGCAGTAA
- a CDS encoding zinc ribbon domain-containing protein: MFCENCGSKLPDGSESCALCEAEKDSLISKNYINNTYLSYVKRKKKIVIVITLIILIGISVFFTSYTKKKSGLYNNIAWGTSREKVRKMLGDDLIKGEVFSSDLTIIDDYDGMKGVKAYVSYLFEDDKLCVISLTLYNKTVLIQIQ, translated from the coding sequence ATGTTTTGTGAAAATTGTGGTTCGAAATTGCCGGATGGATCTGAATCCTGTGCGCTATGTGAAGCAGAAAAAGATTCATTAATTTCTAAGAATTATATAAATAATACGTATTTATCTTATGTAAAAAGAAAGAAAAAAATAGTAATAGTGATTACATTAATTATTTTAATTGGAATTTCTGTCTTTTTTACGAGTTATACAAAGAAAAAAAGCGGTTTATATAATAATATTGCTTGGGGAACTTCTAGGGAAAAAGTTAGAAAAATGCTTGGAGATGATTTAATTAAAGGAGAAGTTTTTTCAAGCGATTTAACAATTATAGATGATTATGACGGAATGAAAGGTGTTAAAGCATATGTTAGCTATTTGTTTGAAGATGACAAACTTTGCGTAATCAGCTTAACATTATACAATAAAACAGTTCTTATACAGATTCAATGA
- a CDS encoding ABC transporter ATP-binding protein, whose protein sequence is MYISIEGASREYFFKGRKTVSLEKVNLEIEKGEFICLLGPSGCGKTTLLNLIAGFDRPTSGVVKINGEVVTKPSANRITIFQNYGLLPWRSVLRNVELGLESKKIDKKERRRIAEEYIELVGLSAYKKHHPSQLSGGMQQRVAFARALAVDPEILLMDEPFGALDAMTRMNMQDEIERLWQEKKKTIIFVTHDIEEAVFLADRIVIMTPSPGKVKSVIEVPLARKRDRTGSDFLKIRDKVFAEFELKARDQTEYYL, encoded by the coding sequence ATGTATATTTCAATTGAGGGCGCGTCCCGAGAATACTTTTTTAAAGGCAGAAAAACTGTATCTCTTGAAAAGGTGAATTTGGAAATAGAAAAAGGTGAATTTATTTGCCTTTTAGGGCCAAGCGGCTGCGGGAAGACAACATTATTGAATTTGATTGCCGGTTTTGACAGGCCAACTTCAGGTGTTGTCAAAATTAATGGAGAAGTTGTTACAAAACCTTCTGCAAATAGAATTACTATATTTCAGAACTATGGACTGCTTCCCTGGAGAAGTGTCCTTCGAAATGTTGAACTTGGCCTGGAAAGCAAGAAAATAGATAAAAAGGAAAGAAGACGAATTGCCGAAGAATATATTGAACTGGTAGGTCTTTCGGCATATAAAAAGCATCATCCTTCCCAGCTTTCGGGAGGAATGCAGCAGAGGGTGGCTTTTGCAAGGGCATTGGCTGTTGATCCTGAGATACTGCTTATGGATGAACCCTTTGGGGCACTGGATGCAATGACCCGTATGAATATGCAGGATGAGATTGAGAGGCTGTGGCAAGAAAAGAAAAAAACAATAATTTTTGTGACTCATGATATAGAAGAAGCTGTCTTTTTGGCCGATAGAATTGTGATAATGACTCCAAGTCCCGGGAAAGTAAAAAGTGTCATTGAGGTGCCTTTGGCAAGGAAAAGGGACAGAACCGGAAGCGATTTCTTGAAAATCAGGGACAAGGTTTTTGCTGAATTCGAACTAAAGGCCAGAGACCAAACCGAATACTACCTCTAG
- a CDS encoding stalk domain-containing protein — protein MLPESDKEVITHEFEFSVPVEVKEKEIKVSIDNVFLSLENPPVIINDRVLIPLSSVFEKLGCNVEWDASDRKRAYI, from the coding sequence ATGCTTCCGGAGTCTGATAAAGAAGTGATAACTCACGAATTCGAATTTTCAGTACCTGTAGAAGTAAAAGAGAAAGAAATAAAAGTAAGCATCGACAATGTATTTTTAAGCTTAGAAAACCCGCCGGTTATTATAAATGATAGGGTTTTGATACCATTAAGTTCCGTTTTTGAAAAATTGGGCTGTAATGTGGAATGGGATGCTTCAGATAGAAAAAGGGCATATATATAA
- a CDS encoding ABC transporter permease, with product MKMEALKKILKIVVSIAALLGIWQLAVLSGRYESSLLPSPAKVIEGMTELIEDGTLLTHFKVSLTRFFIGYLAAIIAGITLGLLLGWNKSVWSFIEPIVQVLRPVSPIAWFPFIVLWFGIGDTPAIVIIFIAGFFPILLSTVSGVGNVDAIYLKVANNFGIRQPQLLFKIILPAAFPLIANGLHLALGSAWVFLVAGEMVGAQSGLGYLIIDARNSLRSDLVLAGIIFIGALGLLLDSLIKLLETGIEKQWGISRRGMN from the coding sequence ATGAAAATGGAAGCGTTAAAAAAGATATTGAAGATTGTTGTAAGCATAGCTGCACTTTTAGGTATTTGGCAATTGGCGGTGCTTTCCGGAAGATACGAATCGTCACTTCTTCCTTCACCGGCCAAAGTTATTGAGGGAATGACAGAATTGATAGAGGACGGAACTTTATTAACTCATTTTAAAGTAAGCCTTACCCGATTCTTTATTGGGTATTTGGCAGCAATAATAGCCGGAATAACTCTTGGACTTTTGCTGGGCTGGAACAAAAGTGTATGGTCTTTTATTGAGCCGATTGTGCAGGTGTTAAGGCCGGTTTCGCCTATTGCATGGTTCCCTTTTATTGTTCTGTGGTTTGGAATCGGGGATACTCCGGCCATTGTTATTATCTTTATAGCAGGCTTTTTTCCAATCCTTCTTTCTACTGTTTCGGGGGTTGGAAATGTGGATGCGATTTATTTGAAAGTGGCTAATAACTTTGGAATCCGGCAGCCGCAGTTGCTTTTTAAAATTATTCTTCCGGCAGCCTTCCCATTGATTGCAAACGGCCTGCATTTAGCATTAGGGTCGGCCTGGGTGTTCCTGGTGGCCGGGGAAATGGTGGGTGCCCAGTCGGGACTGGGATACTTAATCATAGATGCAAGAAATTCTTTGAGATCGGATCTGGTTTTGGCAGGAATAATATTTATTGGAGCTTTGGGGCTTTTGCTGGATAGTTTGATCAAGCTTCTTGAAACCGGTATTGAAAAGCAGTGGGGAATATCCCGAAGGGGGATGAACTGA